In Sphingobacterium thalpophilum, a genomic segment contains:
- the mobB gene encoding conjugal transfer protein MobB has product MIAKIGRSGNLYGALAYNQLKVENENGQILFTNKMIETANGHYSVSQLAQSFAPYLIANRNTEKHTLHISLNPDPRDEVSDDKFREMAEEYMREMGYGEQPFVIFKHTDIDRSHIHIVSVCVDEEGKKISDKFEKMRSMNVCRELERKHGLIAATDKEHKLNDKIFSPINYKAGDVKSQIASVIRHLPNYYQYQTLGEYNALLSLFNITTEKVEGELQGQLQKGLLYIPLNEKGEKAGHPFKASLFGKSAGLPALELHFEQSKIALKNNPVQKTLKSAINIALQSTTDELSFKKQLTEQGINVVVRRNDVGRIYGITFIDHNSKTIWNGSRLGKELSANTFNDYWNNNIKPEIKEPVQSQIKASKSNDAENLPVEKPHHFFDFLNTEKHEDGLVEALGGLLPEIQGEDYEEQDFANKMKKKRKRHRGQQ; this is encoded by the coding sequence ATGATAGCAAAAATTGGCAGAAGCGGAAATCTATATGGAGCATTGGCGTACAATCAACTGAAAGTGGAGAATGAGAACGGACAGATTTTGTTCACCAATAAGATGATTGAAACCGCTAATGGTCATTATTCCGTTTCGCAATTGGCTCAATCTTTTGCACCTTATCTCATAGCGAACCGCAATACCGAGAAACACACCTTGCATATTTCGCTCAATCCTGACCCGAGAGATGAGGTAAGTGATGACAAGTTTCGAGAAATGGCGGAAGAATATATGCGTGAAATGGGCTATGGCGAACAGCCTTTTGTGATTTTCAAACATACCGATATTGACCGCAGCCATATCCATATTGTTTCGGTTTGCGTGGATGAAGAAGGTAAAAAGATTTCTGATAAATTCGAGAAAATGCGGTCTATGAATGTGTGCCGGGAACTCGAAAGGAAACACGGATTGATAGCTGCTACAGATAAAGAACATAAGCTGAATGACAAGATTTTTAGTCCCATAAATTACAAAGCAGGCGATGTAAAAAGTCAGATAGCTTCAGTTATTCGCCATTTGCCAAACTATTATCAATACCAAACTTTGGGAGAATACAACGCCTTGCTTTCTTTGTTTAACATTACCACCGAAAAGGTAGAAGGAGAATTGCAAGGGCAGTTGCAGAAGGGTTTATTGTACATTCCCTTAAATGAAAAAGGAGAAAAAGCAGGTCATCCGTTCAAGGCATCTTTGTTTGGGAAAAGTGCTGGACTTCCAGCTTTGGAATTGCATTTTGAGCAAAGTAAAATTGCATTAAAAAATAATCCTGTTCAAAAAACTTTAAAATCTGCTATAAACATTGCTTTACAATCAACAACTGATGAATTGAGTTTTAAGAAACAATTAACCGAACAAGGAATTAATGTAGTGGTGCGCAGAAATGATGTAGGACGAATTTACGGAATAACTTTTATAGACCATAATTCTAAGACAATTTGGAATGGTTCACGATTGGGAAAAGAACTTTCTGCTAATACTTTTAACGATTATTGGAATAACAACATCAAACCGGAAATTAAAGAACCAGTTCAATCACAAATAAAAGCTTCTAAGTCAAACGATGCGGAAAATTTACCTGTGGAAAAACCTCATCATTTCTTCGATTTTTTAAATACTGAAAAACACGAAGATGGTTTGGTCGAAGCATTGGGCGGCTTATTGCCTGAAATACAAGGAGAAGATTATGAAGAACAAGATTTTGCAAATAAAATGAAGAAGAAAAGGAAACGCCATAGAGGACAGCAATAG
- the mobA gene encoding conjugal transfer protein MobA, giving the protein MNENNKRKQNKGGRKAKIDPSIHRHVFRLTDEENAKLLSLFETSGMPNKAKFIISLLFGNEMKSVKIDKGTVDFYMRLTSFHSQFRSVGVNYNQIVKLLYKNFSEKKAAAFLYKLEKQTAEMAMLCQKIIQISEEFETKYLKKQP; this is encoded by the coding sequence ATGAATGAGAATAATAAAAGAAAACAAAATAAAGGCGGACGGAAGGCAAAAATCGACCCAAGCATCCACCGCCACGTTTTTCGTCTTACTGATGAAGAAAATGCCAAACTTTTATCGCTTTTTGAAACATCGGGAATGCCCAATAAAGCAAAGTTTATCATTTCTCTGTTGTTTGGTAACGAGATGAAATCAGTTAAAATAGATAAAGGCACGGTTGATTTTTATATGAGATTGACTTCGTTTCATAGTCAATTTCGTTCTGTGGGTGTCAATTACAACCAAATAGTGAAGCTTTTGTATAAGAATTTTTCCGAGAAAAAAGCCGCAGCGTTTCTATACAAATTAGAAAAACAAACGGCTGAAATGGCAATGTTGTGTCAAAAAATCATTCAGATTAGCGAAGAATTTGAAACAAAGTATCTGAAAAAACAGCCTTAG